A DNA window from Centroberyx gerrardi isolate f3 chromosome 3, fCenGer3.hap1.cur.20231027, whole genome shotgun sequence contains the following coding sequences:
- the sp6 gene encoding transcription factor Sp6, protein MAHPYEPWLRTAPPSGSSEDMNIPSWWDLHPGPGSWMDLQAGQSVGLPSVGAGSSMGLQPSLGPYGSEPQLCTLPPAQLGPASHSAHLFPQEGFKMEPLAPEMLQQEPFSLEEPQESAASARPKTQRRSSSRGAGQAVCRCPNCVHAEQLGQNTDDGRRKHMHNCHIPGCGKAYAKTSHLKAHLRWHSGDRPFVCNWLFCGKRFTRSDELQRHLQTHTGAKKFSCALCPRVFMRNDHLAKHMRTHESPPGHGEERVNGDGRMDKGFDTPTPPQSSSLVPASDATEPPLKLKCETDPSVSSVTGQSS, encoded by the coding sequence ATGGCCCACCCTTATGAGCCCTGGTTACGGACAGCACCACCTAGTGGCAGCTCAGAAGACATGAACATCCCCTCCTGGTGGGACCTCCACCCCGGACCAGGAAGCTGGATGGACCTGCAGGCGGGGCAGAGTGTCGGGCTGCCTTCAGTGGGTGCAGGCAGCTCCATGGGACTGCAGCCGTCTTTAGGACCTTATGGCTCTGAACCCCAGCTGTGCACCCTGCCTCCGGCTCAGCTCGGCCCAGCCTCCCACTCTGCTCACCTCTTCCCCCAGGAGGGTTTCAAGATGGAGCCACTGGCTCCTGAAATGCTGCAGCAAGAGCCGTTCTCCCTGGAGGAGCCACAGGAGAGCGCTGCCTCGGCCCGCCCGAAGACCCAGCGTCGCTCCTCGTCCAGAGGCGCCGGCCAGGCCGTGTGCCGCTGCCCTAACTGTGTTCACGCCGAACAGCTGGGTCAGAATACTGATGACGGCAGGAGGAAGCACATGCACAACTGCCACATCCCCGGCTGTGGCAAAGCCTACGCCAAGACCTCCCATCTGAAGGCTCACCTACGCTGGCACAGCGGGGACCGGCCTTTCGTCTGCAACTGGCTCTTCTGCGGGAAGCGTTTCACTCGCTCTGATGAACTGCAGCGCCACCTGCAGACGCACACAGGTGCCAAGAAGTTCAGCTGTGCCTTATGCCCCAGAGTGTTTATGCGCAACGACCACCTGGCCAAGCACATGCGCACGCACGAGTCCCCGCCAGGGCACGGTGAGGAGAGGGTGAACGGAGACGGGAGGATGGATAAGGGCTTTGATACCCCCACTCCTCCTCAGTCATCCTCCCTCGTACCTGCGTCAGACGCCACAGAGCCGCCGCTGAAGCTGAAATGCGAGACAGACCCCTCAGTCTCCAGTGTAACGGGGCAGTCCAGCTAA
- the cwc25 gene encoding pre-mRNA-splicing factor CWC25 homolog, giving the protein MGGGDLNLKKSWHPQTMKNIERVWKAEQKYEAERKKIEELQKELREERAREEITKFAQETGALKKKDDRLDWMYQGPSGQVSRDEYLLGRPIDKQITEQFEEPESGPSAQTGLLPGSIFNPTTPASNLDLAAKIREDPLFEIRKREEEKKREVLTNPVKMKKIKEMLRQNLEKKDKKKKRKKEKKEKKGDKERRKEKKHKRRSTSSSSEEENDKKYRSHSKDESSSGAKSHSHHVSGYGLQVAAGRHHQSSAHSGRHERSRSRSPHRNNSENHSSHRTDRKVQQRAPSPQKERYHRQNNHRSKQLSAEELERKRQEMMGFAKQREEEREDNVKRYKRQDEQEKQREQSTKHDRHAGFIHNMKLESASSSSLEDRVKRNIHSIQRTPASLEKNFMKR; this is encoded by the exons ATGGGAGGCGGCGATCTC AACTTGAAAAAGAGCTGGCACCCCCAGACTATGAAAAATATCGAGCGTGTATGGAAGGCTGAGCAGAAATACGAAGCTGAACGGAAGAAGATTGAGGAGCTCCAGAAAGAGCTGAGAGAGGAACGAGCTCGAGAAGAAATAACTAAATTCGCGCAGGAAACCGGGGCTCTCAA GAAAAAGGATGACCGTCTGGACTGGATGTACCAGGGCCCCAGTGGTCAGGTGTCCAGGGATGAGTATCTGCTGGGACGTCCCATCGACAAGCAGATCACCGAGCAGTTTGAGGAGCCTGAGAGCGGTCCATCCGCCCAAACCGGCCTCCTGCCTGGCTCCATCTTCAACCCTACCACCCCTGCCTCCAACCTCGACCTGGCCGCCAAGATTAGGGAAGACCCCCTGTTTGAAATCAG gaaacgggaggaggaaaaaaagagagaagtctTGACTAATCCAGTGAAGATGAAGAAAATCAAAGAAATG CTGCGCCAGAATCttgaaaagaaagacaagaaaaagaagaggaagaaggaaaagaaggagaagaagggagacaaagagcggagaaaggagaagaagcaTAAGAGAAGGAGCACAAGTTCGAGCTCAGAGGAGGAAAACGACAAAAAATACAG GTCACATTCAAAGGATGAATCTTCATCCGGCGCCAAATCTCATTCTCACCATGTTTCAGGCTATGGGCTACAG GTCGCTGCTGGAAGACATCACCAGTCCTCTGCTCACTCAGGACGCCACGAGCGGAGCCGCTCCCGATCGCCTCACAGGAACAACAGCGAGAACCACTCCTCACACAGAACCGACAGGAAGGTCCAGCAACGAGCTCCCAGTCCACAGAAGGAGCGTTACCACCGACAGAACAACCACAGATCCAA GCAACTCTCTGCTGAAGAGCTGGAGCGGAAGAGGCAGGAGATGATGGGCTTTGccaagcagagagaggaggagcgggaggatAATGTAAAAAGATACAAGAGACAAGATGAGCAGGAGAAGCAGCGGGAACAAAGTACCAAGCATGACCGCCATGCTGGCTTCATCCA